Proteins encoded together in one Rhipicephalus sanguineus isolate Rsan-2018 chromosome 9, BIME_Rsan_1.4, whole genome shotgun sequence window:
- the LOC125759944 gene encoding uncharacterized protein LOC125759944 — MGEITAEPSRLAGPAAEPRAVSAAVAELTAMAARSTYTTALSSRHKASGNDNGSYRASAHGSARLNARKNGRDSRRPSGSVNGNGDGSCRGNSNDSDHIRASWKASGRHRANSDSCGNSSGNGCGSLRASSTGSNSSHLSRSGSGRANTNDSDRNIASHSDTGSRRASERSRVGSNGNCKRRSRANGINRDRGNGSDNIAGSRNGRGGSANSKGRTSRSARNNTSDGSRVSNNSSDTGRASSSGTGGGRASSSGTGGGRASSSGTGGGRASSSGTDGGRASSSGTDVGRARSSGTGGSRASGSGTEGSRVSSNKSERGRASSNDSEGGTNSSSGSERGRASSNGSERG; from the coding sequence ATGGGAGAAATAACAGCAGAGCCCTCACGATTGGCGGGGCCTGCAGCGGAGCCAAGAGCAGTGAGCGCGGCTGTAGCCGAGCTCACTGCGATGGCAGCGCGAAGCACATACACAACAGCACTCAGCAGCAGGCACAAAGCCAGCGGAAATGACAAcggcagctacagagccagtgcTCATGGCAGCGCAAGGCTAAATGCCCGCAAAAATGGCCGTGACAGCCGCCGTCCAAGCGGTAGTGTcaacggcaatggcgacggcagcTGCAGAGGCAACAGCAATGACAGCGATCATATTAGAGCCAGTTGGAAGGCCAGCGGCAGGCACAGAGCCAACAGCGATAGCTGCGGCAACAGCAGCGGAAACGGTTGTGGCAGCCTTAGAGCGAGCAGCACTGGCAGTAATAGCAGTCACCTCAGCAGAAGTGGTAGCGGCAGAGCCAACACCAATGACAGCGACCGCAACATAGCGAGTCACAGTGACACTGGCAGCCGCAGAGCCAGCGAAAGGAGTAGAGTCGGCAGCAATGGCAACTGCAAGAGAAGATCCCGCGCCAATGGCATCAACAGAGACCGCGGAAATGGCAGCGATAACATCGCAGGCAGCCGCAATGGCAGGGGTGGCAGCGCTAACAGTAAAGGCAGGACCAGCCGCAGTGCCAGAAACAATACCAGTGACGGCAGCAGAGTCAGCAACAACAGCAGCGACACCGGCAGAGCCAGCAGCAGTGGCACCGGAGGCGGCAGAGCCAGCAGCAGTGGCACCGGAGGCGGCAGAGCCAGCAGCAGTGGCACCGGAGGCGGCAGAGCCAGCAGCAGTGGCACCGATGGCGGCAGAGCCAGCAGCAGTGGCACCGATGTCGGCAGAGCCAGAAGCAGTGGCACCGGAGGTAGCAGAGCCAGCGGCAGTGGCACCGAAGGCAGCAGAGTCAGCAGCAATAAAAGCGAACGTGGCAGAGCCAGCAGCAATGACAGTGAAGGCGGCACAAACAGCAGTAGTGGCAGCGAACGCGGCCGAGCCAGCAGCAATGGCAGCGAACGCGGCTGA